A window of the Chloroflexus sp. Y-396-1 genome harbors these coding sequences:
- the gap gene encoding type I glyceraldehyde-3-phosphate dehydrogenase has translation MVRVAINGFGRIGRQSFKAMLEYYPEEFEIVAINDLTDAQTLAHLLRYDSTYGAFDGEVTVTEKAIVVELDDVRYELLTLAERDPAALPWKELGVDIVIESTGRFTDAEKAKAHLAAGAKKVIITAPAKGEDITICLGVNDAKYDHEKHHIISNASCTTNCLAPVAKVLNDRFGIERGLMTTIHSYTMDQNLQDNVHKDLRRARAAAINMVPTTTGAAKAVALVIPELKGKFHGYAVRVPTPTVSMVDFSVLLSTKTSVEEINQAFIEASESEELEGILGVTHDQLVSSDFIGTTYSSVVDLPLTMSMGDDFFKIVAWYDNEWGYSVRVADLTALVADRFE, from the coding sequence ATGGTTCGCGTCGCTATTAACGGTTTCGGCCGGATCGGACGCCAGAGCTTTAAGGCGATGCTGGAGTACTATCCTGAAGAGTTTGAAATCGTGGCAATTAACGACCTGACCGATGCCCAAACCCTCGCTCATCTGCTGCGCTATGACTCGACTTACGGCGCATTCGACGGCGAAGTAACGGTGACAGAGAAAGCGATTGTGGTTGAACTAGACGATGTCCGCTACGAGTTGTTGACTCTGGCCGAGCGCGATCCAGCCGCCCTACCCTGGAAGGAGCTTGGTGTTGACATCGTTATCGAGTCGACCGGACGGTTTACCGATGCCGAGAAGGCTAAAGCACACCTGGCCGCCGGCGCTAAGAAGGTTATTATCACCGCACCGGCTAAAGGCGAGGATATTACTATCTGTTTGGGCGTCAACGACGCGAAGTACGATCACGAGAAACACCACATCATCTCAAACGCCTCCTGCACCACCAACTGTCTGGCACCAGTAGCGAAAGTGCTCAATGATCGCTTTGGGATCGAACGAGGTCTGATGACTACTATCCACTCGTACACGATGGATCAGAACTTACAAGACAACGTTCACAAAGACCTGCGCCGGGCACGAGCAGCCGCAATCAACATGGTACCGACAACCACCGGCGCCGCCAAAGCAGTCGCGCTCGTTATCCCCGAACTAAAGGGTAAGTTCCACGGGTATGCGGTACGTGTGCCGACGCCAACGGTTTCGATGGTCGACTTCTCGGTCTTGCTAAGCACAAAGACATCGGTTGAGGAGATTAATCAGGCCTTTATCGAAGCCAGTGAGAGCGAAGAACTGGAAGGTATTCTCGGTGTTACCCATGATCAGCTCGTGAGCAGCGACTTTATCGGTACCACGTACAGCAGTGTCGTCGATCTGCCACTCACGATGAGCATGGGTGATGACTTCTTCAAGATTGTAGCTTGGTACGATAATGAGTGGGGCTACTCGGTGCGCGTGGCCGATCTGACGGCGCTAGTTGCTGATCGCTTCGAGTAG
- a CDS encoding CvpA family protein, with protein MKSLLIDGGVGAILLFFVVMGFRRGAWPSGFVLVGTLIGTVLVDLWHDGVVHLLTPLALAGGWPLFLALSCLLLIAVMVGYGADTIFEFGLENATEWSHRLIGAAIGLVNAALLTNYLVRYAREAWPDPDALAWLTTATITSLVIELLPWGMLALTLAGLLILLFRLLHAIRSEQELHADRPASPQEADRRVLERINQALGHRRR; from the coding sequence ATGAAGAGTCTGCTTATCGATGGGGGTGTAGGAGCGATCTTGCTTTTCTTCGTTGTAATGGGATTTCGTCGGGGAGCGTGGCCGAGTGGGTTTGTTCTCGTCGGTACCCTGATCGGTACCGTGTTGGTTGACCTCTGGCACGATGGTGTTGTGCATTTGTTAACCCCACTTGCTCTTGCTGGCGGCTGGCCACTCTTTCTCGCCCTGAGTTGTCTCCTCCTGATTGCGGTTATGGTTGGATACGGAGCCGACACCATTTTTGAATTTGGTCTGGAAAACGCCACCGAGTGGTCACACCGGCTCATTGGTGCGGCTATTGGTTTGGTGAATGCAGCGCTCCTTACCAACTATCTGGTGCGTTACGCTCGTGAAGCCTGGCCCGACCCCGATGCACTTGCCTGGCTTACCACGGCGACGATCACCTCGCTTGTGATTGAATTGCTGCCCTGGGGTATGCTGGCACTTACGCTGGCCGGTCTGCTGATTTTATTGTTTCGGCTGCTGCATGCAATTCGCAGTGAGCAGGAATTGCATGCTGATAGACCGGCATCGCCGCAGGAAGCCGATCGGCGGGTACTTGAGCGTATTAATCAGGCGCTCGGTCATCGGCGCCGCTAA
- the tgt gene encoding tRNA guanosine(34) transglycosylase Tgt, protein MAPFTITARDPASRARAGLLQTAHGTVATPVFMPVGTRATVKSLSPHELRDHGASIILGNTYHLYLQPGHELIARHGGLHGFMSWNGPILTDSGGFQVFSLVYGGIADEVKGRRPAHPSRLNDMVTVTEEAVIFKSYLDGSRHIFTPERSIEVQHHLGADIIVCFDELPPFRAGYEYTAQSLARTHRWAERCLIAHRQRNRAALPNPDQLLFGIVHGGIFPDLRRASAEYISSMDFDGLCIGGSLGANKTQMYEVVDMTVPYLPDGLARHLLGVGDVDDLLEGVARGIDMFDCVSPTRLGRHGAALVRNRERNWRLNVSNAALRDDRRPLQEGCTCYTCRHFSRAYIHHLYRSKELLGIRLVSLHNVAFLLNLMAEIRSALTAGRFGELYAEWLGKPLPVLPEMK, encoded by the coding sequence ATGGCACCATTTACCATTACAGCCCGTGATCCTGCCAGCCGTGCCCGTGCTGGCCTCTTACAAACCGCTCACGGCACAGTAGCAACACCTGTCTTTATGCCGGTCGGCACTCGTGCCACTGTCAAATCGCTCAGTCCCCACGAGCTTCGCGATCACGGGGCATCTATTATTCTTGGCAACACCTATCACCTCTACCTTCAACCCGGTCACGAATTGATCGCCCGTCATGGAGGGCTGCACGGCTTCATGAGCTGGAATGGCCCAATCTTGACCGATAGCGGTGGATTCCAGGTTTTTTCGCTCGTTTACGGTGGGATCGCCGATGAAGTAAAAGGACGACGCCCTGCCCATCCATCGCGTCTCAACGATATGGTGACCGTTACTGAAGAAGCCGTCATCTTCAAATCGTACCTCGATGGATCGCGACACATCTTTACTCCCGAACGTAGTATTGAGGTGCAGCACCACCTCGGTGCCGATATTATTGTCTGTTTCGACGAGCTACCACCATTTCGAGCTGGTTACGAATACACGGCTCAGAGTCTGGCACGTACCCATCGCTGGGCAGAACGCTGTCTGATAGCGCATCGTCAACGGAATCGAGCCGCATTGCCAAATCCTGATCAGTTACTTTTCGGCATTGTGCATGGCGGTATTTTTCCCGACCTGCGGCGGGCGAGCGCCGAATATATCAGCAGTATGGATTTCGATGGCCTGTGCATTGGCGGATCACTCGGCGCCAATAAGACCCAAATGTACGAAGTGGTTGACATGACCGTACCGTACTTGCCAGATGGGCTGGCCCGTCATCTGCTTGGTGTTGGCGATGTTGACGATCTGCTGGAAGGTGTTGCGCGTGGAATCGATATGTTTGACTGCGTCAGCCCAACCCGTCTTGGCCGACACGGCGCAGCATTGGTTCGTAACCGTGAACGCAACTGGCGTCTCAATGTTTCCAATGCCGCATTACGCGATGATCGACGACCACTGCAAGAGGGGTGCACCTGCTACACCTGTCGTCACTTCTCGCGAGCCTACATCCATCACCTTTACCGCTCAAAAGAACTGCTCGGCATCAGACTGGTGAGTTTGCATAATGTTGCCTTCTTACTCAATCTGATGGCCGAGATTCGTAGCGCTTTGACAGCCGGACGGTTTGGCGAACTCTACGCCGAATGGTTGGGCAAACCGTTGCCAGTTTTGCCGGAGATGAAGTAG
- a CDS encoding flippase, whose protein sequence is MNNRLILVASLIGTALIILSFGAMLWRRLYRDDPANTARRIFKNSAVTFGLRLFVRGLDTIILLLLVGTLDPAALGAYNTAALLVAQYLATFTEFGLGILLTREVARHPNVAQHMFGITLGLRFILIGVAAIPIAWLVIHIYNTIGRLGLSEPLTSEGQQAIWILLLTLIPGAYSGAVTALYNAAERMEVPAVIEVLTALLSFVARITVLGLGWGVIGLAWAAVLVSCITALIFFGLQIHTFFTPTLSFDPTTIRQLVPQALPLMLNNLLSIIFFRFDLFIVRAFGGSNADLLVQQYVLPYQLLNIALVLPPAVTFAVFPLLARRAGGARSELAGAQQRTIHLLLLIAFPLAMAMTLLADDLVWLFARRRFAEYLPSVSVLAVLAWFLPLSFVNGLLQYVLIAIERQTAITRAFVIGAAFNLIANLCVIPTAIRLGQPESALLAAAVITILSEMVLYAIFRPVLQQEGLSPNIHHLLWRPAIASLIMAAVMVPTLIWLPGWVGAACALFVGPIAYGIGAWMLGAIGPEELALARRIVGRAEKRAQPTA, encoded by the coding sequence ATGAACAATCGTCTCATTCTCGTTGCCTCGCTCATTGGCACTGCCCTGATCATACTTAGTTTCGGCGCCATGCTCTGGCGCCGCTTGTATCGAGATGATCCAGCGAATACGGCCCGTCGGATTTTTAAGAACAGCGCAGTTACCTTTGGCTTACGCCTCTTTGTGCGTGGTCTGGATACGATCATCTTGTTGTTACTGGTTGGCACCCTTGATCCGGCAGCGTTGGGGGCCTACAATACGGCAGCCTTGCTGGTTGCCCAGTATCTGGCAACCTTTACCGAATTTGGGCTGGGAATCTTGCTAACCCGTGAAGTAGCCCGTCATCCGAATGTAGCACAGCACATGTTTGGGATTACGCTAGGGCTACGGTTCATTTTGATAGGTGTTGCTGCAATCCCTATCGCCTGGCTGGTTATTCATATCTACAATACGATTGGCAGACTCGGTCTTAGTGAACCACTCACTTCTGAAGGACAACAAGCAATCTGGATATTGCTACTCACCCTAATACCGGGAGCATACAGCGGGGCTGTGACCGCATTGTATAACGCGGCCGAGCGTATGGAGGTCCCGGCGGTTATTGAAGTCTTGACTGCCTTGCTCAGTTTTGTGGCGCGCATTACGGTCCTTGGCCTTGGCTGGGGAGTTATCGGCCTGGCCTGGGCAGCAGTTCTGGTCAGTTGCATAACCGCCTTGATCTTTTTCGGTTTGCAGATACACACCTTCTTCACGCCAACGTTGAGCTTCGATCCGACCACAATCCGGCAACTCGTACCACAAGCATTGCCGCTAATGCTAAACAACCTGCTCAGCATCATCTTCTTTCGCTTTGATCTCTTCATCGTGCGTGCTTTTGGCGGCAGTAATGCCGATCTCCTAGTTCAACAATACGTCTTACCGTATCAGTTGCTCAATATTGCGCTGGTATTACCGCCAGCAGTTACCTTTGCCGTCTTTCCCCTGTTAGCACGCCGTGCTGGAGGCGCACGCAGTGAGCTGGCAGGGGCTCAACAACGCACTATTCACTTGTTGCTCCTAATTGCATTTCCACTGGCAATGGCCATGACGCTACTGGCCGACGATCTGGTGTGGCTGTTTGCCCGTCGTCGTTTTGCCGAGTATCTCCCGTCAGTTTCGGTACTCGCCGTGCTGGCATGGTTTCTTCCACTTTCATTTGTGAACGGATTATTGCAGTACGTGCTTATTGCAATTGAGCGCCAGACTGCTATCACCCGCGCCTTTGTGATTGGAGCTGCATTCAACCTGATCGCCAATCTTTGCGTTATTCCAACCGCCATTCGTCTTGGTCAACCCGAATCTGCGTTGCTGGCAGCGGCGGTGATTACCATTCTGTCGGAAATGGTGCTTTATGCGATCTTCCGACCGGTTTTGCAGCAAGAAGGTCTATCACCGAACATTCATCACCTGTTGTGGCGACCGGCAATCGCCAGTTTGATCATGGCAGCAGTGATGGTACCGACACTGATCTGGTTACCGGGATGGGTTGGCGCAGCATGCGCGCTGTTCGTTGGCCCAATCGCATACGGGATTGGGGCGTGGATGCTGGGAGCAATTGGCCCTGAAGAACTAGCTCTGGCGCGACGTATCGTTGGCCGGGCAGAAAAGCGAGCGCAACCGACAGCGTAG
- a CDS encoding RidA family protein, protein MDRTRISTDAAPGAIGPYSQAIKVGNLIFVSGQLPINPATNELITDDIGAMTRQIFANIAAILQAAGSSLDRIVKTTVFLADLNDFAAMNAAYAEHFGDTPPARSTVQVARLPRDARIEIEAIALA, encoded by the coding sequence ATGGATCGAACGCGGATTTCAACTGATGCAGCACCTGGAGCGATTGGGCCATATTCACAGGCGATCAAAGTAGGTAATCTGATCTTTGTTTCTGGCCAATTGCCGATCAACCCGGCCACTAATGAGTTAATTACTGACGATATTGGGGCAATGACTCGCCAAATCTTTGCCAACATCGCTGCCATTTTGCAGGCAGCCGGTAGTTCACTTGACCGTATTGTGAAGACGACCGTCTTTCTAGCCGATCTCAATGATTTTGCAGCGATGAATGCGGCCTATGCTGAGCATTTTGGTGACACTCCACCAGCGCGCTCAACCGTGCAGGTAGCTCGTCTGCCGCGTGATGCCCGAATTGAAATTGAAGCTATCGCCCTGGCGTGA
- the xseB gene encoding exodeoxyribonuclease VII small subunit yields the protein MSEPTTVEQYEQLLTELQTIVERLERGELSLAEALHLYERGAELAATCQQLLDMAELRVRQLADG from the coding sequence ATGAGTGAACCCACTACCGTTGAACAATACGAGCAGTTGCTGACAGAGTTACAAACGATTGTCGAGCGCCTTGAACGCGGTGAACTGTCACTGGCCGAGGCACTACACCTCTACGAGCGGGGGGCTGAACTGGCAGCGACCTGTCAGCAGTTGCTTGATATGGCAGAACTGCGAGTACGCCAGCTCGCGGACGGATAG
- the xseA gene encoding exodeoxyribonuclease VII large subunit: MHAFTVSELNNALRAHLEDEGLFFDIWLLAEVVEFRRYPSGHCYFTLKDEQASIRAVLWRSTAERVALLPTNGEAVLAHGRVGFYEARGEVQFVVDQIVPAGMGLLNAQLEQLRARLEAEGLFDERRKRPLPVLPRRIGIVTSLQAAALQDMLTILRRRYPLAEVVLSPCLVQGELAPASIVAALRRAYTEPLDVIILARGGGASEDLAAFNDEQVVRTVALSPVPIITGVGHETDTTLVDAVADVRAPTPSAAAELVAPAIGDLQQRITELRERAENAILSRIDTQRAVVAQQHMLLQRNHPRRRFDTARQTVDDLMRRAGRALARWLQLEQARLQSLHSRLRTLSPQATLARGYAIAQRLDGTVVTDPAQVQPGETLHLTLHAGTVNVTVETANE, from the coding sequence ATGCACGCCTTTACGGTATCTGAACTGAATAACGCATTGCGTGCTCATCTCGAAGACGAAGGGTTATTCTTTGACATCTGGTTACTGGCGGAAGTGGTAGAGTTTCGTCGCTACCCTTCCGGCCATTGCTATTTTACCCTGAAGGATGAGCAGGCGAGTATTCGTGCCGTGCTGTGGCGATCAACCGCCGAGCGCGTAGCCCTGCTCCCAACGAACGGTGAAGCCGTGCTGGCACACGGACGGGTTGGCTTCTACGAAGCGCGCGGTGAAGTACAGTTTGTCGTTGACCAGATTGTGCCTGCCGGGATGGGGCTGCTCAACGCCCAACTCGAACAACTGCGTGCCCGGTTGGAAGCAGAGGGGTTGTTTGATGAACGGCGGAAGCGCCCACTACCGGTACTGCCCCGTCGGATTGGTATCGTGACTTCGCTCCAGGCCGCAGCCCTGCAAGATATGCTCACAATTTTACGCCGTCGCTACCCATTAGCCGAAGTGGTGCTCTCGCCTTGTCTGGTACAGGGTGAACTGGCGCCGGCCAGTATTGTCGCTGCGCTGCGGCGCGCCTATACTGAACCACTCGATGTTATCATCCTGGCGCGCGGTGGTGGTGCTAGCGAAGACCTCGCTGCTTTTAACGATGAGCAGGTGGTACGGACAGTAGCATTGAGTCCGGTTCCGATTATTACCGGTGTCGGCCATGAAACCGATACAACGCTGGTTGATGCCGTAGCCGACGTGCGAGCGCCGACGCCTTCGGCTGCCGCTGAACTGGTTGCGCCAGCAATTGGCGACCTTCAACAACGAATTACGGAGCTTCGTGAACGGGCTGAGAATGCGATCTTATCTCGCATTGATACGCAACGTGCCGTTGTCGCGCAACAGCACATGCTCTTACAGCGTAACCATCCACGACGTCGTTTTGATACGGCCCGTCAAACCGTTGATGATCTGATGCGGCGTGCGGGTCGTGCTTTGGCGCGCTGGCTTCAGCTTGAACAGGCGCGCTTGCAGAGCCTGCACTCGCGCTTGAGAACACTCAGCCCGCAGGCTACCCTCGCACGCGGATATGCCATTGCCCAGCGCCTCGATGGAACGGTTGTTACCGATCCAGCGCAAGTTCAACCCGGTGAGACATTACACCTGACCTTACACGCTGGTACCGTAAATGTAACCGTGGAGACGGCGAATGAGTGA
- the accB gene encoding acetyl-CoA carboxylase biotin carboxyl carrier protein, whose amino-acid sequence MKDETTELPADQSDPFGLAAVRDLLQMLERSDVYEITIERGDTKLHVKRGHAGGIIHPAPMPAAPTNPPLPTIPVTPFVQPPPAPEGPPVEMPAGHTITAPMVGTFYAAPSPKDRPFVQEGDEVRVGDTVGIIEAMKMMNEIESEVAGRVARILVKNGQPVEYGQPLMVIEPL is encoded by the coding sequence ATGAAGGACGAAACAACAGAATTGCCAGCCGATCAGTCCGATCCTTTCGGTCTTGCTGCCGTTCGTGATCTTCTGCAAATGCTCGAACGAAGCGATGTTTACGAAATTACGATCGAACGCGGCGATACCAAGCTGCATGTCAAACGAGGTCATGCAGGAGGTATCATTCATCCTGCACCCATGCCCGCTGCACCGACCAATCCGCCCTTGCCGACCATACCGGTCACGCCGTTTGTTCAACCGCCACCTGCCCCTGAAGGCCCACCGGTCGAGATGCCAGCCGGCCACACTATTACCGCACCGATGGTTGGAACCTTCTATGCGGCGCCTTCACCGAAGGATAGACCGTTTGTACAAGAAGGGGATGAAGTGCGGGTTGGCGATACCGTCGGTATTATCGAAGCAATGAAGATGATGAACGAGATCGAGAGTGAAGTTGCCGGTCGAGTAGCCCGGATTCTAGTCAAGAATGGGCAGCCAGTCGAGTATGGGCAACCACTGATGGTGATTGAACCGCTTTGA
- a CDS encoding DUF2892 domain-containing protein — protein sequence MFSRNVGTLDRDIRLVLTMIFGLISLFGQIFWLQVICGFLALIMFATAAFAVCPLYWPFGINTCKREQKKKQV from the coding sequence ATGTTTTCACGCAATGTAGGTACACTCGACCGTGATATTCGTCTGGTATTAACAATGATTTTTGGACTCATCTCGCTCTTCGGTCAAATTTTTTGGTTACAGGTAATTTGTGGGTTTCTGGCATTAATTATGTTTGCGACCGCTGCGTTTGCCGTATGTCCACTCTACTGGCCATTTGGGATCAACACCTGCAAGCGTGAACAGAAAAAGAAACAGGTGTAA
- a CDS encoding glutathione peroxidase codes for MTIYQFSAQRIDGSTQSLADFRGQVLLIVNVASMCGLAPQYAGLEQLYRRYRDQGFSVLGFPSNQFMQEPRSNEAIAQFCERTYNVTFPLFAKVDVNGPNEHPLFTYLKTQLPGLFGSTAIKWNFTKFLVDRNGKPYRRYAPTELPSQIEEDIVALLRQQPVPQSMTAQ; via the coding sequence ATGACCATCTATCAGTTCTCAGCGCAACGTATTGACGGATCGACCCAATCGCTGGCCGATTTTCGCGGCCAGGTCTTACTTATCGTGAACGTTGCCAGTATGTGTGGGCTGGCACCGCAATACGCCGGCCTCGAACAGCTCTACCGTCGTTACCGCGATCAAGGGTTTTCCGTGTTGGGCTTTCCGAGCAACCAATTTATGCAGGAACCACGCAGCAACGAAGCGATTGCTCAGTTTTGTGAGCGCACGTACAACGTGACTTTTCCCTTGTTCGCTAAGGTTGACGTGAACGGGCCAAACGAACATCCTCTGTTCACGTATCTGAAGACCCAGCTCCCTGGTCTCTTTGGCAGTACCGCGATCAAGTGGAATTTCACGAAGTTTCTAGTTGATCGCAATGGAAAACCGTATCGCCGGTATGCACCGACCGAGCTTCCTTCGCAAATTGAAGAGGACATTGTTGCATTACTACGCCAGCAACCGGTACCACAGAGTATGACTGCCCAGTAA
- a CDS encoding FmdB family zinc ribbon protein: MPLYVYECPECEIELEERRPAWQADDPVECPICHGLCVRTVSTVYVHRSPSPVYATPEQVARVVHGVDCACCRPRRRS; encoded by the coding sequence ATGCCACTTTACGTTTACGAATGTCCAGAATGTGAGATCGAACTTGAAGAGCGCCGACCTGCCTGGCAAGCCGATGATCCGGTGGAATGTCCGATCTGCCACGGTTTATGTGTGCGTACTGTCAGTACGGTTTATGTTCATCGTTCGCCATCGCCAGTATATGCCACGCCTGAACAGGTCGCACGAGTGGTGCATGGGGTTGACTGTGCCTGCTGCCGACCGCGTCGGCGTTCTTAA
- a CDS encoding GTP-binding protein, translated as MNAQAIPITIITGFLGAGKTTLLNRILRADLGRRTAVLVNDFGTINIDAQLVVDVDSNTIALANGCICCTIRDDLLRAALKLLERPQPPEYVVIETSGVSDPWAVADTFLLPELRALFRLDGIITVVDAEYVDQQPSYESLIVDQISAADIVVLNKIDLVPAERHRAVEKWIRRIVPQARILSAAYGDVPLGLLLGIERPAGLVPLHLAEHHAQPDHVREHHHDHAEDGGEHHHDHGAEFATWSYVSDRPFTLRSFRQVILNLPPTIFRGKGFVYLAEVPQHKAMLQLVGVRVHVTVGDPWGDEMPQTRMVFIGVPNGIDEATLQAKFDGCLAVDTAGSEVVAAQQTWIRSSVV; from the coding sequence ATGAATGCTCAGGCTATCCCGATCACCATTATTACCGGGTTTCTCGGTGCCGGTAAGACAACGCTTTTAAATCGGATTCTGCGTGCCGATCTCGGTCGGCGAACGGCGGTGCTGGTCAATGATTTCGGCACGATCAATATCGATGCGCAGCTTGTCGTTGATGTGGATAGTAATACCATTGCGCTGGCAAATGGTTGTATCTGCTGTACGATCCGCGATGATCTGCTGCGGGCGGCCCTTAAACTCCTCGAACGTCCCCAGCCGCCCGAATATGTGGTGATCGAAACCAGCGGAGTGAGCGATCCGTGGGCAGTTGCCGATACTTTTCTGCTCCCTGAATTGCGTGCGCTGTTCCGCCTCGACGGCATTATTACTGTCGTCGACGCTGAGTACGTCGATCAGCAGCCATCTTACGAATCGCTGATCGTCGATCAGATTAGTGCGGCAGACATTGTTGTGCTCAATAAAATTGATTTGGTTCCCGCAGAACGCCATCGTGCGGTAGAGAAATGGATTCGGCGGATTGTTCCCCAGGCACGTATCCTATCGGCGGCGTATGGTGATGTTCCGCTTGGGCTGCTGCTTGGGATCGAGCGTCCTGCCGGTCTTGTGCCGTTGCACCTTGCTGAACATCATGCGCAACCTGATCATGTCCGCGAACACCACCACGATCACGCAGAGGATGGTGGTGAGCATCACCATGATCATGGGGCGGAGTTTGCCACCTGGAGTTACGTTAGTGATCGGCCATTCACGTTGCGTTCGTTCCGCCAGGTTATTCTCAACCTTCCGCCGACCATTTTTCGTGGTAAGGGGTTTGTGTATCTGGCCGAAGTGCCACAGCACAAAGCGATGCTTCAGCTTGTCGGAGTGCGTGTACACGTGACGGTTGGCGATCCGTGGGGCGATGAGATGCCGCAGACACGGATGGTTTTCATCGGTGTACCTAATGGTATTGATGAGGCTACGTTGCAGGCCAAGTTTGACGGCTGTCTCGCTGTAGATACTGCTGGCAGCGAGGTTGTGGCGGCACAACAAACCTGGATACGTTCGTCGGTGGTGTAA
- a CDS encoding NUDIX domain-containing protein translates to MYRQHSFCSFCGHPFAEHQSWPRICANCGSTTYRNPLPVVLLLQPVDDGLLLIRRAAYPRRGQLALPGGFIEMGERWQDAAARELYEEACVEVDPALISDFAVRSTSDGYLLVFGIGPQLRSQDLPPFLPNSEAAERVMVTEPVELAFPLHTEMVMRFFTQLRQWRPLT, encoded by the coding sequence ATGTATCGCCAACATTCGTTCTGTTCATTCTGCGGGCATCCTTTTGCCGAACATCAATCCTGGCCTCGTATATGTGCCAACTGTGGTAGTACGACCTATCGCAACCCTTTACCGGTAGTCTTGTTGTTACAGCCGGTTGATGATGGGTTGCTTTTGATACGGCGCGCCGCTTACCCCAGGCGTGGTCAGCTAGCACTGCCCGGTGGCTTTATCGAGATGGGAGAGCGCTGGCAAGACGCGGCGGCGCGTGAGTTGTACGAAGAGGCCTGTGTCGAGGTTGATCCGGCCTTGATTAGCGATTTTGCAGTCCGTAGTACCTCTGATGGCTACCTGCTTGTGTTCGGGATTGGTCCTCAGTTGCGGAGTCAAGACCTGCCACCTTTTCTGCCGAATAGCGAAGCTGCTGAGCGCGTGATGGTGACCGAGCCGGTTGAATTAGCGTTTCCGTTGCACACCGAGATGGTCATGCGCTTCTTTACTCAGCTTCGTCAGTGGCGGCCACTGACCTGA
- a CDS encoding TlyA family RNA methyltransferase: MPRQRLDQLLVARGLAETRARAQALIMAGHVLVNGQVQTKAGTLVDGDVHIELRAGLPYVSRGGFKLAHALDQFALDPSGLMAIDVGASTGGFTDVLLQRGASRVFAVDVGYGILDHRLRNNQRVVVLERTNIRYLSALPGDVLADCAVIDVSFISLRLVLPAVQRLITSQAWIVALIKPQFEAGPKQVGKGGVVRDPAVHAQVLQDILTFGAANGLNPAGLTRSPITGPAGNVEFLVLFHPGRPTIEFKGVIDALLSGQSDNSPSVGDR; the protein is encoded by the coding sequence ATGCCACGTCAGCGTCTGGATCAGTTGCTTGTTGCCCGTGGATTGGCTGAAACACGCGCCCGCGCGCAAGCCTTGATTATGGCCGGACACGTGCTGGTCAATGGTCAAGTACAGACCAAGGCTGGTACGTTGGTAGACGGGGATGTGCATATTGAACTGCGTGCGGGATTGCCCTACGTCAGTCGTGGTGGCTTCAAACTGGCCCACGCACTCGATCAGTTTGCCCTCGATCCCAGTGGTCTGATGGCGATAGATGTCGGTGCCTCAACCGGTGGCTTTACGGATGTGTTACTCCAACGCGGCGCCAGCCGGGTCTTTGCCGTTGATGTTGGATACGGCATCCTTGATCACCGTTTACGTAACAATCAACGGGTGGTTGTGCTTGAACGTACCAATATTCGCTATCTTTCGGCTCTGCCGGGCGACGTGTTGGCCGATTGTGCGGTGATCGATGTCAGTTTTATCTCGCTGCGGTTAGTATTGCCTGCGGTACAGCGACTGATAACGTCGCAGGCCTGGATTGTGGCTCTGATCAAACCACAATTTGAAGCCGGTCCTAAGCAGGTCGGGAAGGGCGGCGTGGTTCGCGATCCGGCTGTTCATGCGCAGGTGCTACAGGATATTCTGACCTTCGGAGCAGCCAACGGTCTTAATCCGGCCGGACTCACCCGCTCGCCGATTACCGGTCCAGCCGGTAATGTAGAGTTTCTTGTGCTCTTTCATCCAGGTCGTCCGACCATTGAATTCAAGGGTGTCATCGATGCGTTACTGTCCGGTCAAAGCGATAATTCCCCTTCTGTAGGCGATCGCTGA